The Halomonas sp. HAL1 genome segment ATTTCTGCCGCTTCGTCAAGCCGTGTCCCTTGGGTGGCGGCTTGAGGAACCGGCAGCGCATCGCGGTAACGTTGGGTATTACGGGTCTCTGGTAACACCAACGGAGGCGCCGGAGCAGCCTCGGTGTAGTCCAGGTTACGGTCGTGGTAAAAACCATCCCGTGCGCAACCAGAGAGCGCGACAGCCGCTGCGAGTGCCAGCGGAACCCATTTAAGCGCACGTATTTCAAGCACAGAGCTCATCAAGCCACCTTAAGTCAACAAATCAGGTACCCAGCTCAACTTATCGCTGAGCTGGGTAGCAAAGGGTATTGCGCCAGGTTACTCCTCTACGACGCCTGCCATCTGCAGCGCTTCGCTCACCGTGGCGTGGTACTTTTCAGACAGCCAGGTTAGCGGTAAACGAAGGCCTGCGTCCGCATAACCCATGCGATTAAGCGCCCACTTCACGGGAATAGGATTCGACTCTATGCCCAAATTGGTGTGTAGCGGCATCAGACGGGTATTAATCTGGTGGGCTTTATCAGCATCACCGGCCACGGCAGCGGTGCACAGATCATGCATCGCCCGTGGGGCAACATTCGCCGTCACGGAGATATCGCCATGGCCACCCATCAACATAAAGTCACAGGCGGTCGCATCGTCGCCGGAGTAGAGCATAAAGCCACTGCCCTTTAGACGTGAGATTAGATCTTCCGCACGCTCCAGGTTCCCTGTAGCGTCTTTCAAACCAATAATATTATCGACATCGGCCAAGCGTAAGACGGTCTCGTTGTAGAGGTCAGAGCAGGTACGGCCCGGCACGTTATACAGAATCACCGGCAGTTTGCTGCCTTCCGCGACCGCTTTAAAGTGCTGATACAGGCCTTCCTGGGTGGGCTTATTGTAGTAAGGGCACACTGACAAGCAGTAATCGGCCCCGACTTCCCCGGCGTAACGCGCCAGCTCAACCGCCTCAGAAGTGGCGTTAGCCCCCGTCCCTGCGATAACCGGAATACGACCATTGACCTCTTCGACAACGCTGCGAATCACATCAAAGTGCTCCGCGAAGGACATGGTAGTAGGTTCGCCCGTCGTGCCAGCAGCCACAATGCCATCGGTGCCATTTTCGAGATGGAAGTTCACCAGACGACGAAGCGCCTCCCAGTCGATGTCGCCATTGACCTTCATAGGCGTCGCCAGGGCGACAATGCTGCCTGTGATCATCCGTTTATTCCTCACCAGCCAAAGTGTGATATCAACTATCTGTGTTTTAAGTGCTATGTATTTTACGTGCTATGTCTTTAGCAAACTGGGCGCCATCGCGATACTTTGTATAAGGCGCTGGCGTTCCACAGAGAGCAAATGGTACTCAGGCGATTCGAGCCTGTACAGCGTAAAGCGGTGCAAGTTTGTCACCGGCCTGGTTTGAGCTTTGACAACTGCCCCTGGCTTACGTGTAATCGCGCGTGACTACTAATCTTAACACCCACCCTCAAAAGGACGCCTTATGTCTGTTGAAATTGGTCAACCCGTTGCTGACTTTTCCGCTACTGCAACTGGTGATTCCACCGTGACGCTATCGGAACTGCGCGGCAAACAAGTGGTTATTTATTTCTACCCCAAAGCCAGCACCCCAGGCTGCACCACCGAGGGGGGTGACTTTCGCGACCGTAAAACCGCCT includes the following:
- the dapA gene encoding 4-hydroxy-tetrahydrodipicolinate synthase, with amino-acid sequence MITGSIVALATPMKVNGDIDWEALRRLVNFHLENGTDGIVAAGTTGEPTTMSFAEHFDVIRSVVEEVNGRIPVIAGTGANATSEAVELARYAGEVGADYCLSVCPYYNKPTQEGLYQHFKAVAEGSKLPVILYNVPGRTCSDLYNETVLRLADVDNIIGLKDATGNLERAEDLISRLKGSGFMLYSGDDATACDFMLMGGHGDISVTANVAPRAMHDLCTAAVAGDADKAHQINTRLMPLHTNLGIESNPIPVKWALNRMGYADAGLRLPLTWLSEKYHATVSEALQMAGVVEE